The genomic segment TCGAAAGGCTATTTCCTACTTGGTATTTGGACGTCACTGATCTGGGCCGGGGTATTCGCAGTCTCGGTGCTGATCCGCCGTCCCATCGTGGGCTATGCGTGGAGCTGGCTGCAAAGCAAGGATCGCGCCTGGCGCAGCAACCGGCGCGCCGTGCTGGCCTTCGACATCGCGACGCTGACCTGGGTGCTGGTCTTCGCGGCGCGCTTCGTGGTGCAGCGTCACCTCTACGACCTCGACCAGACCGGCTGGCTGGGGGTGGCCCGCATCGCGATGGGCTGGCCACTGACCGCCGTCGCCGCGCTGGTGACTTATCTGGCGATCCGCGCCGCGCAGCGGGCGATCCACGCCGCGCATGCGCGCAGCCACGAGACTCCGTCGGCGCCCGCCGGCGACTGATTTTCGGTGACTGCCCGCGACGACCGCCTGCTGGTCGCCGTCGCCGTGCTGGCGTCGTTCGTCGCCTTCCTCGACGGCTCGGTGGTCAACCTCGCGTTGCCGGCCATCAGCGCCGAACTCGGCGGCGGTCTGGTCCTCCAGCAGTGGGTGGTCGACGGCTACCTGCTGACCTTGGGCGCCCTGATCCTGGTCGCCGGCGCCATCTCCGACACGTTCGGACGGCTGACGGTGCTACGGACCGGGCTGGTCGTGTTCGGTGTCGCGTCACTGGTGTGCGCGGTGGCCCCGAACGGCGCGGTGCTGGTGATCGGGCGCTGTGTGCAGGGGCTCGGTGCGGCCTTCCTGGTGCCCAGCTCGCTGGCGATGATCAACGCCACATTCTCCGGTCCGCAGCAATCCCGCGCGATCGGGATCTGGACGGCGTGGACCGGCACCGCGTTCGTGATCGGTCCGCTGCTGGGCGGCCTGCTCGTCGAAACGCTCGGCTGGCGCTGGGTGTTCGCCGTCAACGTGGTGCCGCTGGCCGTGACGATGGTCCTCGCCGGCAGGCTGGCCGTCGAGCCGGTCCGGCGGGCCGGGCGTATCGACGTCGTCGGCGCCGTGCTCACGGCGGTGGGTCTGAGCGCGATGGTCTTCGCGATGATCGAGCAGCAGCGGCTGGGCTGGCACCACCCGCTCATCGTCGCCGGGCTGATCACCGGGCCCGCCTGTCTGATCGCGTTCGGCTGGTGGGAGCGGCGCACACCCCATCCGATGCTGCCGCCCGCAATCTTCAGTGCCCGCAACTTCACCGTCGGCAACGTGGCGACCGTCTTCCTCTACGCGGGCATCACGCTCGGGATGCTTTTGGTGGCGCTGTTCGTACAGGAAGTCGGCCGGCTCTCGCCCGCTCAGGCAGGTCTGGCAACACTGCCGGTGCCCGTGCTGTCGTTCCTGCTGGCCGCCCGCTTCGGTGAACTGGCGGGCCGGCACGGACCCCGCCGCTTCATGGCGGTGGGGCCGGTGATCGCGGCGGCGGGCTTCGGATGGATGGCGCTGGCCCACGGCAACGTGTGGGTGCAAACCGTGCCGGGCCTGGTGCTGTTCGGGATCGGGCTGTCGGTCACGGTGTCACCGCTGACGGCCGCGATCCTTGCGGCGGTGGACCCGGCGCAGAGCGGCATCGGCTCGGCGATCAACAATACGGTGGCCCGGGTGGCGGGACTGATCGCGATCGCGTTCACCGCTGTGATCGTCGGCGACGCAATGAGTTTGGACGGTTTCCGCCGGGGCGTGCTGACCTCGGCGGCACTGCTGGTGATCGCCGGCATCGTATCGGCGGTCGGCATCCGCGACGACCGACGCGGTCGGTCCCCGGAGTCGGTCGCGACCGCGGCCTGCCGCGACCGCTAGGTCGACGACGACAGCACGGTCTTGCGCAATTCGTCTTCCACCTCGGGGGCGGCCACGAACAGCAGCTCGTCGCCGCCTTCGAGCGGTTCGTCGGCCTCCGGCACGATCACCCGCTGACCGCGCAGGATCGTCACCAGCGTGGCGTCGCGCGGCAGGACGAGCTTGCGCACCGGCCGTCCACCCCACGGGGTGTCGTCGGGCAGGGTGATCTCGACGAGATTGGCGTGGCCATGGCGGAACTGCATAAGCCGCACCAGGTCGCCGACGGCGACGGCCTCTTCCACCAGCGACGCCAGCATCCGGGGCGTGGACACCGCCACGTCGACGCCCCAAGAGTCGTCGAAAAGCCATTCGTTGCGGGGATCGTTGACCCGGGCCACGACGCGGGACACCGCGAACTCCGTCTTGGCCAGCAGGGACAGCACCACATTGGCCTTGTCGTCGCCGGTCGCGGCGACGACGACGTCGAAGTCGTGCAGGTGCACCGACTCCAGCAGGCTGATCTCACACGCGTCACCGAGCCGCCAGTGCGCCGCAGGGATCGCGTCGACGTCGAGGTGCTCGGCGTTGCGCTCGATGAGCGTCACCTCGTGCTCGCTCTCCAGAAGCTCGCGGGCGATGGACCGGCCGACCGCACCCGCGCCGGCGATCGCCACCTTGAGTCGTTTGTCACCCATGTCAGTGCCCCTCTTCGACGTCGGGGCCGGGCGGTAGCGCCGCGATGGCCAGCGCTTCGGCAGCGCGCCCGGACACCGCCGCGATGTAAACCTGGTCACCGGCCTGCAGGACGGTCTTGGGCTCGGGCAGGATGCCGGTGCCGAACCGGATCACGAAGGCCACCCGGGAACCGGTCGCCTCCTCCAAGGACGTCAGCCGGTGACCCACCCAGCCTTCGTGGAGCGCCACCTCGGCGACGGCCATCGTGCCGGTGGGGTCGCGCCACTTCGTCGTCTCGGTGTCGCGCACCAGCGCGCCCAGCAGCCGGTCGGTGGTCCAGGGCACGGTGGCCACCGTCGGGATACCCAGTCGCTCGTAGACCGCGGCCCGCTTGGCGTCATAGATGCGCGCGACGACGCGCTGCACACCGAACGTCTCACGCGCCACCCGCGCGGAAATGATGTTCGAGTTGTCCCCCGAGGACACCGCGGCGAACGCGTCGGCCTCTTGAATTCCGGAGCGCAGCAACACTTCCCGGTCGAAACCCATGCCCAGCACCCGCTCGCCGGAGAAGTCCGGCGACAGCCTGTGAAACGCCGTGGGATCCCGATCGATGATCGCCACTTCGTGGCCGATCCGCGACAGAGCGTCAGCGAGCGCCGCGCCGACGCGGCCGCACCCCATCACCACTACCCGCACCTGGTGTCCTCTCGACTTCGACATCCGCCGACCCGACCGTATGGGGAACGCTACAGCCAAACCGGCTAGCGCCTACTCTTGGCACTCGTGTCTAAGCTTTCGACCGCCGCGCGTCGGCTGGTCCTGGGGCAGCCGTTCCGCAGCGACAAGCTGAGCCACACGCTGTTGCCCAAGCGCATCGCCTTGCCGGTCTTCGCCTCCGACGCCATGTCGTCGGTGGCCTACGCGCCCGAGGAAGTCTTTCTGGTGCTCTCGGTGGCGGGCCTGTCCGCCTACGCGATGGCGCCGTGGATCGGAGTGGCGGTCGCGCTGGTCATGCTCGTCGTGGTCGCCTCCTACCGGCAGAACGTGCACGCCTATCCGTCCGGCGGCGGCGACTACGAGGTGGTCACCACCAACCTGGGTCCGACAGCCGGCCTGACGGTGGCCAGCGCCCTGCTGGTCGACTACGTGCTCACCGTCGCGGTCTCGATGGCCTCGGCGATGTCGAACATCGGGTCGGCCATCCCGTTCATCGCCCAGCACAAGGTGTGGTTCGCCGTGGCGGCGATCGTGCTGTTGACCGCGGCCAACCTGCGGGGCATCCGCGAGTCGGGCACCGCGTTCGCGATCCCGACCTACGCGTTCATCATCGGCATGTTCATCATGCTGATCTGGGGCTTTTTCCAGATCTATGTGCTCGGTGACAACCTGCAAGCCGAGTCGGCCAAGTTCTCGATGCACTCCGAACACGGCGACGTCATGGGCTTCGCGCTGGTGTTCCTTGTCGCGCGCGCCTTCTCATCGGGGTGTGCCGCGCTCACCGGTGTGGAGGCGATCAGCAACGGTGTGCCCGCGTTCCGTAAACCCAAGTCG from the Mycolicibacterium crocinum genome contains:
- a CDS encoding potassium channel family protein: MRVVVMGCGRVGAALADALSRIGHEVAIIDRDPTAFHRLSPDFSGERVLGMGFDREVLLRSGIQEADAFAAVSSGDNSNIISARVARETFGVQRVVARIYDAKRAAVYERLGIPTVATVPWTTDRLLGALVRDTETTKWRDPTGTMAVAEVALHEGWVGHRLTSLEEATGSRVAFVIRFGTGILPEPKTVLQAGDQVYIAAVSGRAAEALAIAALPPGPDVEEGH
- a CDS encoding DUF3159 domain-containing protein, whose product is MSRPVEDSDRTDGSTTDDVAETPEERTAAQALLAQMGGVSGLIYSALPVAVLVPVNTAFGLLPAISAALGVAALILVWRLYRRDSVQPAISGFIGVGISALIAWIVGASKGYFLLGIWTSLIWAGVFAVSVLIRRPIVGYAWSWLQSKDRAWRSNRRAVLAFDIATLTWVLVFAARFVVQRHLYDLDQTGWLGVARIAMGWPLTAVAALVTYLAIRAAQRAIHAAHARSHETPSAPAGD
- a CDS encoding potassium channel family protein, with amino-acid sequence MGDKRLKVAIAGAGAVGRSIARELLESEHEVTLIERNAEHLDVDAIPAAHWRLGDACEISLLESVHLHDFDVVVAATGDDKANVVLSLLAKTEFAVSRVVARVNDPRNEWLFDDSWGVDVAVSTPRMLASLVEEAVAVGDLVRLMQFRHGHANLVEITLPDDTPWGGRPVRKLVLPRDATLVTILRGQRVIVPEADEPLEGGDELLFVAAPEVEDELRKTVLSSST
- a CDS encoding MFS transporter, whose protein sequence is MTARDDRLLVAVAVLASFVAFLDGSVVNLALPAISAELGGGLVLQQWVVDGYLLTLGALILVAGAISDTFGRLTVLRTGLVVFGVASLVCAVAPNGAVLVIGRCVQGLGAAFLVPSSLAMINATFSGPQQSRAIGIWTAWTGTAFVIGPLLGGLLVETLGWRWVFAVNVVPLAVTMVLAGRLAVEPVRRAGRIDVVGAVLTAVGLSAMVFAMIEQQRLGWHHPLIVAGLITGPACLIAFGWWERRTPHPMLPPAIFSARNFTVGNVATVFLYAGITLGMLLVALFVQEVGRLSPAQAGLATLPVPVLSFLLAARFGELAGRHGPRRFMAVGPVIAAAGFGWMALAHGNVWVQTVPGLVLFGIGLSVTVSPLTAAILAAVDPAQSGIGSAINNTVARVAGLIAIAFTAVIVGDAMSLDGFRRGVLTSAALLVIAGIVSAVGIRDDRRGRSPESVATAACRDR